The following proteins come from a genomic window of Proteinivorax hydrogeniformans:
- a CDS encoding CPBP family glutamic-type intramembrane protease encodes MRKILGILGYSLLIVLIYHFILIVINLALVFFVGGEDTVAFFEAFEISYILAAVVTFLIYTLITHLKGRKIAEVCRFKKIPWHKLVLCFIVGVVGVFTSSAVLGLLERINPGSIESHNENWAWMSDIRFGLVFLSTGVAAPFIEEVMFRGLIFKKMEGKMSLMTIIIFQAALFGLIHGNLPQISYTFFAGITFGLLLIWTGSIWAPILAHVGNNVHTVVFSLSSFGQAMSDSVVYTYIYWLAFPVVFGFIMIYLFRTRVKFKPCDVDVDVANINSAIVHFQTLDYYNKNADKYTKDTIDINLQESRDMFAKHLNFGDHILDLGCGTGRDSKAFMEKGFRVTAVDGSKQMCKIASENLKQEVICKKFYELDMVNEFHGIWASASLLHVPSSELEDIFKKIAVALKPKGYLYVSFKYGDYEGIRKCGRYFTDLTEESLRSLLDESWEMVEIKLTADLREGREDEKWLNAVLKIN; translated from the coding sequence ATGAGAAAAATATTGGGCATACTTGGGTATTCACTTTTAATTGTTTTAATCTACCATTTTATTTTAATTGTAATCAACTTAGCTCTAGTTTTTTTCGTTGGTGGCGAGGACACTGTTGCATTTTTTGAAGCATTTGAAATAAGTTATATTTTAGCGGCAGTGGTTACATTTTTAATTTATACTTTGATTACTCACTTAAAGGGTAGAAAGATAGCTGAGGTATGTAGGTTTAAAAAGATTCCTTGGCACAAACTTGTGCTATGTTTTATAGTTGGTGTGGTTGGGGTTTTTACTAGTAGTGCTGTTTTAGGTTTGCTAGAAAGAATTAACCCTGGCTCAATAGAATCCCATAACGAAAACTGGGCGTGGATGAGTGATATACGTTTTGGACTTGTATTTTTATCAACAGGTGTAGCTGCACCCTTTATAGAGGAAGTAATGTTTAGGGGACTTATATTTAAAAAAATGGAAGGTAAAATGTCGCTGATGACTATAATAATATTTCAAGCTGCTTTGTTTGGTTTAATTCATGGAAACCTTCCTCAAATATCTTATACTTTTTTTGCTGGCATCACCTTTGGACTATTACTAATCTGGACAGGGTCTATATGGGCGCCTATTTTGGCCCATGTAGGAAATAATGTTCATACTGTGGTGTTTTCTTTGTCATCATTTGGTCAAGCCATGTCAGATAGTGTTGTATATACATATATTTATTGGCTTGCTTTTCCCGTTGTTTTTGGTTTTATTATGATATATTTGTTTAGAACTAGAGTGAAGTTTAAGCCATGTGATGTTGATGTAGATGTTGCTAACATCAATTCTGCTATTGTTCACTTTCAGACTTTGGACTATTACAATAAAAATGCCGACAAATACACAAAAGATACGATAGATATTAATCTTCAGGAAAGTAGAGATATGTTTGCTAAACACCTAAACTTTGGTGACCATATTTTGGACTTGGGGTGCGGAACGGGAAGAGATAGTAAGGCTTTTATGGAAAAAGGATTTAGGGTTACTGCTGTTGATGGATCGAAGCAAATGTGTAAAATTGCTAGTGAGAATTTAAAACAAGAAGTTATCTGCAAAAAGTTTTATGAGCTTGATATGGTCAATGAATTTCATGGAATATGGGCAAGTGCGTCTCTTTTACATGTGCCATCTTCTGAATTGGAGGATATCTTTAAAAAAATTGCTGTGGCACTTAAACCTAAAGGATATTTGTATGTATCGTTTAAGTACGGAGATTATGAAGGTATTAGAAAGTGCGGTAGATACTTTACCGACTTGACAGAAGAAAGCCTTCGGTCTTTGCTAGATGAGAGCTGGGAGATGGTCGAGATTAAATTAACGGCTGATTTAAGAGAAGGGCGAGAGGATGAAAAATGGTTAAATGCCGTGCTTAAAATTAATTAA
- a CDS encoding HD-GYP domain-containing protein, producing the protein MSNTKEMVIIIYTGKVIERDIYNHSSDDGKVKIVNKYKDDILEVNIYEFKKDITGFFRAPKKENSVKTYYILEGELYNYDTGRFYSKGDMIILDYNSEPFNIYPKTDVKILVNATYDNSYEKSNQYFKELNETLEKIHAKDDYTSHHSHRVYEFVRMLALELGYKGQKLRNILHAAKYHDVGKIFIDDAILNKPSSLTEKEFEVMKTHVVKGEDFIVSCFGKPVFDIACQHHERIDGSGYPYGLTDKEISEEGKIIAICDSYDAMTTDRVYKKGKSKQEAIDELKELKGTKYDPELVDLFVHKVLTKPLKKTGKMGQNS; encoded by the coding sequence TTGTCGAATACAAAGGAGATGGTTATAATTATCTATACTGGCAAAGTAATAGAACGAGATATATATAATCACTCGTCTGATGATGGAAAGGTTAAAATAGTTAATAAGTATAAAGATGATATTTTAGAGGTTAATATTTATGAGTTTAAAAAAGATATTACCGGCTTTTTTAGGGCGCCTAAAAAAGAAAATAGCGTAAAGACTTATTACATACTAGAGGGAGAGCTGTATAACTACGATACCGGTCGATTTTATTCTAAGGGTGATATGATAATCCTTGATTATAACAGTGAACCTTTTAATATTTATCCTAAAACTGACGTTAAGATATTAGTAAACGCTACTTATGACAATAGTTACGAGAAAAGCAATCAATACTTTAAAGAACTAAATGAGACGTTGGAAAAAATACATGCAAAAGACGACTATACTAGTCATCACTCTCACAGAGTGTATGAGTTTGTGCGTATGCTAGCGCTCGAGCTTGGTTACAAAGGTCAGAAGTTAAGGAATATCCTTCATGCTGCAAAGTATCATGATGTTGGTAAAATCTTTATAGATGACGCTATTTTAAACAAACCCTCATCGTTGACAGAAAAAGAGTTTGAGGTTATGAAAACACATGTCGTCAAAGGAGAAGACTTTATTGTTTCTTGCTTTGGAAAGCCTGTTTTTGATATTGCTTGTCAACATCACGAGCGCATTGATGGAAGTGGATATCCCTATGGCCTAACTGACAAAGAAATCTCCGAAGAAGGTAAGATCATAGCTATCTGTGATAGTTATGACGCCATGACAACTGATAGAGTTTATAAAAAAGGGAAAAGCAAACAAGAGGCAATAGATGAATTAAAAGAGCTTAAGGGGACCAAGTATGACCCCGAGCTTGTGGACTTGTTTGTACATAAAGTATTAACAAAACCGCTAAAGAAAACCGGTAAGATGGGACAAAATTCGTAA